The Prevotella fusca JCM 17724 genome includes a window with the following:
- a CDS encoding oligosaccharide flippase family protein gives MKKDSNTDGYLHILKYISLFGGVQGLNVLIGIIRNKFVAMLLGPQGVGLISLFNSTTKLIGDSTNFGISMSAVRNISEDYDREDEEKLTEDIALVRSWSLLTALSGMFACIVFSPLLSRYTFSWDGHTLHFILLSPCVALTALAGGELAILKGVRKLRSLAAISVYNVLAALVLTVPLYYFFSNAAIVPSLVLMALVQMILTIMVSYRLYPLRISFHRSFLGKGWGMIRLGTAFVLAGILGSGAELVIRSYLNNVGEIETVGFYNSAFMMTMVYAGMIFSAMETDYFPRLSGANSLKFTFNQIVNRQIEVTLLLISPLLALFLLFLPQLILFLYSDKFLPSLSMAQVLVLAMYMRAMRLPVEYIPLAKGDSRSYLFLESSYDVFLVLLVIVGFRQWGIFGAGVGVAVAGFLNFVFVYVYAYSRYHYRLSSSVMFYAAVQLSIGFLVFLCVRSESDWLRWGVAVVLCVISTIVSLSVLKSKAGLWEALVSKVKNKFTRHAKD, from the coding sequence ATGAAAAAAGACTCCAACACTGATGGTTATCTGCATATCCTGAAGTACATCAGCCTCTTCGGTGGTGTGCAGGGGCTCAATGTGCTGATTGGTATTATCCGCAACAAGTTTGTTGCGATGCTGCTCGGTCCTCAGGGAGTCGGTCTTATCTCGCTGTTCAATTCCACGACAAAGCTCATCGGTGACTCCACCAACTTCGGAATTTCCATGAGTGCGGTGCGTAATATATCAGAGGATTACGACCGGGAGGATGAAGAAAAGCTGACAGAAGACATTGCGCTCGTCCGTTCATGGAGCCTGCTCACTGCCTTGTCAGGTATGTTTGCCTGTATTGTGTTCAGTCCTTTGCTCAGCCGTTACACCTTCTCGTGGGACGGTCACACGCTGCATTTCATCCTTCTTTCACCCTGTGTAGCCCTGACGGCACTGGCAGGTGGCGAGCTTGCCATACTCAAGGGCGTGCGCAAACTACGTTCCCTGGCTGCGATTTCCGTGTATAACGTGCTTGCAGCACTGGTTCTGACGGTTCCGCTTTATTATTTCTTCAGCAATGCAGCCATTGTTCCATCCCTGGTTTTGATGGCTTTGGTGCAGATGATATTGACCATCATGGTATCTTACCGACTTTATCCTCTCCGCATTTCTTTCCACAGGTCGTTCCTTGGCAAGGGCTGGGGGATGATTCGTCTGGGAACAGCGTTTGTGCTTGCGGGTATCTTGGGCTCTGGTGCTGAACTTGTTATCCGCAGTTACCTCAACAATGTAGGAGAGATTGAGACCGTAGGTTTCTATAATTCCGCTTTCATGATGACGATGGTCTATGCAGGAATGATATTCTCAGCGATGGAAACCGACTACTTTCCTCGTCTGTCGGGCGCAAACAGCTTGAAGTTTACTTTTAACCAGATTGTCAACAGGCAGATAGAAGTCACACTCCTGCTTATCTCCCCTTTGCTGGCACTTTTCTTGTTATTTCTGCCGCAATTGATACTCTTTCTTTATTCCGACAAGTTCCTGCCATCCCTCAGTATGGCACAGGTATTGGTTCTTGCCATGTACATGCGGGCAATGCGTCTGCCGGTGGAGTATATTCCCTTGGCAAAAGGCGACTCCCGTTCCTACTTGTTCTTAGAGTCCTCTTATGATGTTTTCCTTGTCCTACTGGTGATTGTCGGCTTCAGGCAATGGGGCATCTTCGGTGCAGGAGTCGGCGTTGCAGTGGCAGGCTTTCTCAATTTCGTATTTGTTTATGTCTATGCTTACAGCCGTTACCATTACCGGCTGTCCTCTTCAGTGATGTTCTATGCCGCAGTCCAGCTGTCAATCGGCTTCCTTGTGTTCCTTTGTGTCCGTTCAGAGAGCGACTGGTTGCGATGGGGTGTTGCCGTGGTGTTGTGTGTCATCAGCACGATAGTTTCCCTCAGTGTACTGAAGTCAAAGGCAGGACTATGGGAAGCCTTGGTAAGTAAAGTGAAGAATAAGTTTACCCGCCATGCCAAAGATTAG
- a CDS encoding glycosyltransferase family 2 protein has product MKLSIIIPIYNVEDTLRRCLESVLAQVDETMEVVLIDDGSTDSSAVIAEKMTAGRDECRLIRQANKGLSAARNAGIEVATGDYITFVDSDDFVADGTYPALLAVLDGHPAYDILEYPVMVHYGSATRERLLTFPDTTIGSIRDYWLSGGHLHTYAWNKLFRRELFADIRFPEGKVFEDVHTYPLLLQRARIVATTSVGLYYYCQNDRGITARAGGKELTDLLEAHLKHLKLWGELTPDYYQSLLNIQMDVYEATHADPILPVLPYKGTLKLFFLHLIGLKRLCQLNRFIHRIRKRSRL; this is encoded by the coding sequence ATGAAACTATCCATCATCATACCCATCTATAACGTTGAAGACACACTCCGACGCTGTCTGGAGAGTGTGCTGGCACAGGTGGACGAGACGATGGAGGTGGTGCTTATTGATGACGGGTCGACGGACTCTTCAGCCGTGATAGCGGAGAAAATGACGGCTGGAAGGGATGAATGCAGGCTTATCCGCCAAGCCAACAAGGGACTATCGGCAGCAAGAAACGCAGGAATCGAAGTGGCTACAGGGGACTATATCACCTTTGTCGACTCTGATGATTTTGTTGCCGATGGTACGTATCCCGCCTTGCTTGCTGTACTTGACGGACATCCCGCCTATGACATCCTTGAATATCCTGTCATGGTGCATTACGGGAGTGCGACAAGAGAACGGCTGCTGACCTTCCCTGACACCACCATCGGTTCCATCCGTGACTACTGGCTCAGCGGAGGTCATCTCCACACATACGCCTGGAACAAGCTGTTCCGCCGTGAACTCTTTGCTGACATACGCTTCCCCGAGGGCAAGGTGTTTGAAGATGTCCACACTTATCCTCTCCTGCTGCAGCGTGCAAGGATTGTGGCAACAACCTCCGTGGGACTGTATTACTACTGTCAGAACGACAGGGGAATCACGGCACGGGCTGGAGGAAAGGAGCTGACCGACCTGCTGGAAGCGCATCTCAAGCATCTCAAGCTATGGGGTGAGCTGACGCCGGATTACTACCAGTCACTGCTCAACATACAGATGGATGTCTACGAGGCAACGCATGCCGACCCCATCCTCCCTGTCCTGCCCTATAAAGGAACGTTGAAACTCTTTTTTCTCCACTTAATAGGATTAAAACGCTTATGCCAACTCAACCGATTTATACACAGAATAAGGAAAAGAAGCCGCTTGTGA
- a CDS encoding glycosyltransferase family 2 protein, which translates to MPTQPIYTQNKEKKPLVSFIVTYYNEPTYMLKECVNSILALSLNESERQIIVVDDGSEVSPVNDLLELSPNIIYVRQPNQGPSQARNTGIELASGSFIQFVDGDDCLLTSAYEQCLDIVRYKDTDMVLFQSTDKTISKPITDAEGPMSGTEYMTHHNLRGSVCTFLFSKEILHDLRFPKGTFHEDEEFVPQIMLRAENLYTTNNKAYYYRKRKNSTMHKTDKRWHIRRLADAEQVIYRLKERVDYLPVKERIAMDRRIAQLTMDHIYNVITLTHDETHLNHVLQRLSRRGLFPLPDKDYTTKYKYFRKMTSTAFGRKMLMMALRVKKA; encoded by the coding sequence ATGCCAACTCAACCGATTTATACACAGAATAAGGAAAAGAAGCCGCTTGTGAGCTTCATTGTAACCTACTATAATGAACCGACTTATATGCTGAAAGAATGTGTCAACAGCATTCTGGCATTGAGTCTGAACGAGTCTGAACGGCAGATTATCGTCGTGGATGACGGTTCGGAGGTATCGCCTGTCAACGACCTTCTTGAACTTTCGCCGAATATTATCTACGTGCGGCAGCCCAACCAGGGACCAAGCCAGGCACGGAACACGGGCATAGAACTGGCTTCGGGCAGCTTTATCCAGTTCGTTGATGGCGATGACTGCCTGCTGACAAGTGCCTACGAACAGTGTCTTGACATCGTCAGATACAAGGACACGGATATGGTTCTCTTCCAGTCAACAGACAAAACAATATCCAAACCGATAACCGATGCCGAGGGTCCGATGAGCGGAACAGAGTATATGACACATCATAACCTGCGTGGTAGCGTCTGCACTTTCCTTTTCAGCAAGGAGATTCTGCACGACCTGCGTTTCCCTAAGGGCACGTTCCACGAGGATGAGGAGTTCGTGCCACAGATTATGTTGCGTGCCGAAAACCTCTATACGACCAATAACAAGGCATACTACTATCGTAAGCGGAAGAACTCTACGATGCACAAGACCGACAAACGCTGGCACATCCGCCGTCTCGCTGATGCCGAACAGGTTATTTACCGCTTGAAGGAAAGGGTGGATTATCTCCCTGTCAAGGAGCGCATTGCCATGGACAGGCGTATTGCCCAGCTGACGATGGACCATATATATAACGTGATTACACTGACTCATGACGAGACACATCTCAACCATGTACTGCAACGCCTGTCCCGACGTGGGCTCTTCCCGTTGCCAGACAAGGACTATACAACAAAATACAAGTACTTCCGAAAGATGACAAGCACAGCCTTCGGACGCAAGATGCTGATGATGGCTTTGAGGGTAAAGAAGGCATAA
- a CDS encoding glycosyltransferase family protein, with translation MKILLLGEYSNVHNTLARGLRELGHTVTVVSNGDFWKNYPRDIDVSRRPGKIGGMLLMAKIYALLPRLRGYDIVQFINPVFFDLKAGRLFPLFRYLKKHNKKVVLCGFGMDYYWVNTCSTTMPLRYSDFNIGNELRQNKEAIVEREDWIGTDKERLNLLMAEQCDGIVTGLYEYWRCYEPYFPKKTTFIPFPIVVGEAPDIADETPEKLNLFIGISKNRSAYKGTDIMLQAAETVKKQHPDRLNLKVVTGLPFDEYVRTMLGSDAIMDQLYSYTPSMNPLEAMAHGIICIGGGEPENYEIINETTLRPIINVLPTYESCVTELTRLVTDLSLIPQLRRQSYEYVHKHHDHIKVARQYETFYHSL, from the coding sequence ATGAAAATACTTCTCTTAGGCGAATATAGCAACGTACACAACACACTGGCACGTGGTCTGCGCGAGCTTGGACATACAGTGACGGTCGTGTCAAATGGGGATTTCTGGAAGAATTACCCACGTGACATTGATGTTTCCAGACGCCCGGGAAAGATAGGCGGTATGCTTTTGATGGCAAAGATTTACGCACTACTGCCCCGCCTGCGAGGCTATGATATCGTGCAGTTCATCAATCCTGTGTTCTTTGATTTGAAGGCAGGACGCCTTTTCCCACTCTTCCGTTATCTGAAAAAACATAACAAGAAAGTCGTTCTGTGTGGTTTCGGAATGGATTACTATTGGGTAAACACCTGCTCAACAACGATGCCGCTGCGTTACAGCGACTTCAATATCGGCAATGAACTGCGCCAGAACAAGGAGGCAATAGTCGAGAGAGAGGATTGGATTGGCACGGACAAGGAACGTCTAAACCTGCTGATGGCTGAGCAATGTGACGGCATCGTGACAGGACTCTATGAGTATTGGCGTTGCTATGAGCCGTATTTCCCTAAGAAAACAACCTTCATACCCTTCCCCATCGTCGTGGGTGAAGCTCCTGACATAGCCGACGAAACACCCGAAAAGCTGAACCTCTTTATCGGAATCAGCAAGAACCGCTCTGCCTATAAAGGGACGGATATTATGCTGCAGGCTGCCGAAACCGTGAAGAAACAACACCCTGACAGGCTGAACCTCAAGGTTGTAACAGGCTTGCCCTTTGACGAATACGTACGCACGATGCTCGGCTCTGACGCTATCATGGACCAGCTCTACAGCTATACGCCTTCCATGAATCCGCTGGAGGCTATGGCACACGGCATCATCTGTATCGGTGGCGGTGAGCCGGAGAACTATGAAATCATCAACGAAACCACGCTCCGCCCCATCATCAACGTCCTCCCTACTTACGAAAGCTGTGTTACTGAGCTCACCCGCCTTGTCACTGACCTGTCTCTCATCCCCCAGTTGCGCCGCCAAAGCTACGAATACGTACACAAGCACCATGACCATATCAAGGTTGCCCGACAGTATGAGACCTTTTATCATTCGCTGTAG